In Dyadobacter sp. CECT 9275, the following proteins share a genomic window:
- a CDS encoding sodium:solute symporter, producing MNPLIALFILVVYFGLLITVSIYTSRGADTNTFFTANRQSPWYLVAFGMIGTSLSGVTFVSVPGAVANIQFSYFQVVLGYILGYLVIGTVLMPLYYRLNLISIYSYLEQRFGFWSYKTGSAFFLLSRTVGSAVRLYVAAQVLQIALFKPLGVPFEISVAITIFLIWVYTFKGGVKTIIVTDTLQTFFLITAVVLTIVLVSQELHLGSPAAIWETVRDSGYAQIFYWDTNDPKNFFKQFFAGVFIAIVMTGLDQDLMQKNLTCKNIGEAQKNMFWFTVVLVIVNFLFLSLGALLYVYASSQGIPVTAKTDDFYPMLALNHLGIVVGITFLLGITAATYASSDSALTALTTAFCIDFMDIEKRPEGKRSAIKFWVHIGFSVVFYLVILVFNKLNSKEVITAVFDLAGYTYGPLLGLFSFGAFMRRPVLDKWVPLVCIAAPVITYVISDHSAEWFNGYKFGFERLIINGLITFIGLWLLKGKSQHSVARL from the coding sequence ATGAACCCACTCATAGCGTTATTCATACTGGTCGTCTATTTTGGATTGCTTATCACTGTCTCGATATACACTTCCAGAGGAGCGGACACCAATACTTTTTTTACGGCCAACCGGCAGTCTCCCTGGTACCTGGTTGCTTTCGGGATGATCGGGACGTCGCTTTCCGGTGTCACTTTCGTGTCGGTTCCCGGTGCAGTAGCAAACATACAGTTTTCTTACTTTCAGGTAGTACTCGGCTACATTCTGGGATACCTGGTGATCGGCACGGTACTTATGCCGCTTTATTACCGGCTCAACCTTATTTCCATTTATTCCTATCTCGAACAACGGTTTGGTTTTTGGTCCTATAAAACGGGCTCTGCCTTTTTTCTCCTGTCCCGGACGGTGGGGTCGGCGGTCAGGCTGTACGTTGCTGCACAGGTTCTGCAGATCGCTTTGTTTAAGCCGCTCGGTGTTCCGTTTGAAATTTCCGTTGCCATCACCATCTTTCTGATATGGGTTTACACTTTCAAAGGGGGAGTCAAAACCATCATTGTGACCGATACCTTACAGACCTTTTTCCTGATCACAGCCGTTGTACTGACCATTGTGCTGGTTTCTCAGGAACTGCACCTGGGAAGCCCCGCGGCCATCTGGGAAACGGTCCGGGACAGCGGGTATGCTCAGATTTTTTACTGGGACACAAACGATCCGAAGAATTTCTTCAAACAATTTTTTGCCGGGGTATTCATTGCCATCGTCATGACCGGCCTGGACCAGGACCTGATGCAAAAAAACCTTACGTGTAAAAATATCGGAGAAGCGCAGAAAAACATGTTCTGGTTTACGGTTGTGCTCGTAATCGTTAACTTTTTGTTCCTGTCCCTGGGCGCATTGCTATACGTATATGCCAGCTCACAGGGTATACCGGTTACGGCCAAAACGGACGATTTCTATCCTATGCTGGCACTCAATCATTTGGGAATTGTGGTGGGAATTACGTTTTTACTGGGCATTACGGCCGCCACTTATGCCAGCTCCGACTCTGCACTAACCGCCCTTACAACAGCGTTCTGTATCGACTTTATGGATATTGAAAAACGTCCAGAGGGGAAACGGTCTGCTATCAAATTCTGGGTACATATCGGCTTTTCGGTAGTTTTTTATCTGGTAATTCTGGTATTTAACAAGCTCAACAGCAAAGAAGTCATTACGGCCGTTTTTGACCTCGCAGGTTATACCTACGGCCCGTTGCTGGGGCTATTTTCATTCGGGGCCTTTATGCGCAGGCCTGTATTGGATAAGTGGGTACCGCTGGTATGTATTGCCGCCCCTGTTATAACCTATGTTATCAGTGATCATTCGGCTGAGTGGTTCAATGGATACAAATTCGGCTTTGAAAGGCTGATCATTAACGGACTCATCACTTTTATCGGCTTGTGGCTTTTAAAGGGTAAAAGTCAACATAGCGTGGCCCGTCTGTAG
- a CDS encoding MGMT family protein, producing the protein MNVGQPEKKHNDFFQNVYDVVRLIPAGRVTSYGAIAAYLGSKGGARMVGWAMGSSYTEHGIPAHRVVNREGVLTAKMQFRTPTTMQELLEKEGVIVKNDKIQNWKERFWDPEKEL; encoded by the coding sequence ATGAACGTCGGGCAGCCAGAGAAGAAGCATAATGACTTTTTTCAAAATGTTTATGACGTTGTACGCCTTATTCCTGCCGGAAGAGTTACCTCTTACGGTGCAATAGCGGCGTATCTGGGAAGTAAGGGAGGAGCACGGATGGTGGGCTGGGCGATGGGAAGCAGTTATACCGAACATGGAATACCGGCTCACAGAGTTGTTAACAGAGAAGGTGTTCTGACGGCTAAAATGCAATTTAGAACACCGACCACGATGCAGGAATTGCTAGAAAAGGAGGGGGTTATCGTAAAAAACGATAAAATACAAAACTGGAAGGAAAGGTTCTGGGATCCTGAAAAGGAGTTATAA
- a CDS encoding DUF3109 family protein: MILIDNTCISDDIEDQFFVCDLDKCKGACCVEGDSGAPLDEEELTVLDEIYDKVAPYLSEEGKQVIAREGKYTKDWDGDYVTPVINGRECAYAIYDSKGILKCGIEEAYNDGKISYKKPVSCHLYPIRVTKYEQYHALNYDRWGICSPACDLGQKLGVPVYQFLKEPLVRAYGPEWYQQLTQEIDERRAAREEA; the protein is encoded by the coding sequence ATGATTTTAATAGATAATACCTGTATTAGTGATGATATTGAAGATCAGTTCTTTGTATGTGATCTTGATAAGTGTAAGGGAGCCTGTTGTGTGGAAGGTGATTCAGGCGCTCCTCTGGACGAAGAAGAACTGACAGTTCTCGATGAAATTTATGATAAGGTAGCGCCCTATCTGTCGGAAGAGGGAAAACAGGTAATTGCCCGGGAGGGTAAGTATACAAAGGATTGGGATGGAGATTATGTAACGCCGGTGATCAACGGAAGGGAATGTGCTTATGCTATTTATGATTCAAAAGGCATTCTCAAGTGCGGTATTGAAGAGGCCTATAATGATGGCAAAATAAGTTACAAAAAGCCTGTTTCCTGTCATCTTTATCCGATAAGGGTAACTAAGTACGAGCAGTATCACGCACTTAACTATGACCGTTGGGGAATATGCAGCCCCGCTTGTGATTTGGGACAAAAACTGGGTGTGCCGGTTTATCAGTTTCTGAAAGAACCACTGGTCAGAGCTTATGGGCCGGAATGGTACCAACAATTAACGCAAGAAATAGATGAACGTCGGGCAGCCAGAGAAGAAGCATAA
- a CDS encoding ATP-dependent Clp protease adaptor ClpS: MQVLIDTDEEILEKTVETDIKKLVIYNDDVNTFDWVIDTLIEVCNHSSEQAEQCTIIIHYKGKCSVKEGEFEELVPMRNEICKRGISAEIH; this comes from the coding sequence ATGCAAGTCCTGATAGATACAGACGAAGAAATTCTGGAGAAAACCGTTGAAACGGATATTAAAAAATTGGTGATTTACAATGATGATGTCAATACTTTCGATTGGGTAATTGATACACTCATTGAAGTTTGCAACCATTCCAGCGAGCAGGCAGAGCAGTGCACAATTATTATACACTACAAAGGCAAATGTTCCGTGAAGGAAGGTGAATTTGAGGAACTGGTACCGATGCGAAACGAGATATGCAAAAGAGGGATATCAGCAGAAATTCATTAA